In the uncultured Methanolobus sp. genome, one interval contains:
- a CDS encoding PaaI family thioesterase, with translation MENMEDIQRYFSQECFASHSGMKLTEVSKGYAKAEMKIENRHHNILGTVHGGAIFTLADMAFAAASNSYGTVAVAINADISFVKAAVEGTLYAEAKETSINPKISTYVVNVTDDRGNTVAIFNGMTYRKKNKLDIPEK, from the coding sequence ATGGAAAACATGGAAGATATCCAGAGATATTTTTCTCAGGAATGTTTCGCATCACATTCCGGTATGAAATTAACTGAAGTCTCAAAAGGTTATGCTAAAGCTGAGATGAAAATCGAAAACCGGCATCACAACATTCTGGGCACTGTACACGGCGGAGCTATATTTACGCTAGCAGATATGGCATTTGCTGCCGCATCAAATTCATACGGAACAGTTGCCGTAGCAATCAACGCTGATATATCATTTGTTAAAGCTGCAGTTGAAGGCACCCTTTATGCAGAGGCAAAAGAGACATCCATTAACCCTAAAATATCAACCTACGTAGTCAATGTAACTGATGACAGGGGTAACACCGTTGCAATATTTAATGGAATGACATACAGGAAGAAAAATAAACTTGACATTCCTGAAAAGTGA
- a CDS encoding PAS domain-containing protein, with amino-acid sequence MLDNSNTDDATDLNSMNIPDSVKRELFQKTALLSGLLRSVPDLVFFKDADGVFLSCNEMFSRYVGKSISEIVGKTSHDIFDRNRADFFRSNDRKVLESSHSYKSVEWIDRADGKRVLLETFKAPLFTEENELIGVVGVGRDITERKLAEIELQDKKNELFQIVNGSPIPAFVVNKDHDVIYWNKACEKTTGIKSNKIVGTNEAWMAFYDKKRPVLADMIIDNSLSEIEKSYGDKKLQPSFVEGGYQAEDYFHALDKWILFTAAPLRDHNNEIMGAIETLQDISISKQAEQAILEAKMLAENTSRTKSEFLCNMNHELRTPLNLILGYADLLLAEETGELNEEQKHFAEIIKFAGSRFLDLVDSLIYIAEIEEGKMEVDIDMFSLPSLMSDIRRMLNSHALKRGVKLEVDIDSSVTVIYADKSKIKTILHHLISNGIKFTPSGGIVSVSVKQTKDNDLYLVVTDDGIGIPEEDQKVLYNAFVQLDWSLNRKFEGSGLGLSIVKKFVEVQGGSISLESRPGEGSTFKVIIPLSSSETFSVLGNVYNDTGYLE; translated from the coding sequence ATGTTAGATAATAGTAATACAGATGATGCTACAGATTTAAATTCAATGAACATACCTGACTCGGTAAAAAGAGAACTATTTCAAAAAACAGCTCTTCTGTCAGGTTTACTTCGTTCGGTTCCCGACCTTGTTTTTTTTAAAGATGCGGATGGTGTTTTCCTTTCATGCAATGAAATGTTTTCCAGATATGTTGGCAAATCCATCAGCGAAATCGTAGGTAAAACCAGTCATGACATATTTGACAGAAACAGGGCTGATTTTTTCCGGTCTAATGACAGAAAGGTGCTTGAATCCAGCCACTCTTACAAAAGTGTGGAATGGATTGACCGTGCAGATGGAAAAAGAGTTCTTCTTGAGACTTTCAAAGCTCCTTTATTCACTGAAGAAAATGAGCTCATTGGTGTGGTAGGTGTCGGACGTGACATAACCGAACGTAAGCTTGCAGAGATCGAATTGCAGGACAAAAAGAACGAATTATTCCAGATAGTGAATGGAAGTCCGATACCTGCTTTTGTAGTAAACAAGGATCATGATGTCATATACTGGAACAAAGCCTGCGAAAAAACCACCGGCATCAAGTCCAATAAGATTGTAGGGACAAATGAAGCATGGATGGCCTTCTATGATAAAAAGAGGCCGGTTCTTGCAGATATGATAATTGACAATTCCCTGAGCGAGATTGAAAAATCATATGGTGATAAAAAACTACAGCCCTCCTTTGTGGAAGGCGGGTATCAGGCAGAAGATTATTTCCATGCACTCGATAAATGGATACTTTTCACTGCTGCTCCACTAAGGGACCACAACAATGAGATTATGGGAGCAATTGAAACTCTTCAGGATATCAGCATTTCCAAACAGGCAGAGCAGGCAATACTTGAAGCTAAAATGCTGGCTGAGAACACTTCCCGCACAAAGAGCGAGTTCCTCTGTAACATGAATCACGAACTTCGCACTCCTCTTAATCTTATACTTGGTTACGCCGATCTGCTTCTGGCAGAAGAGACCGGGGAACTGAATGAAGAACAAAAGCATTTTGCCGAGATTATCAAGTTCGCAGGTTCCAGATTCCTGGATCTTGTTGACTCCCTGATATACATTGCTGAGATTGAAGAGGGCAAAATGGAAGTAGATATCGATATGTTTTCCCTGCCCAGCCTGATGTCAGATATCAGGCGGATGCTAAATTCCCATGCGCTCAAAAGAGGTGTGAAACTGGAGGTTGACATTGATTCGTCTGTGACTGTAATATATGCGGACAAGTCCAAGATCAAGACAATTTTACATCACCTAATCAGCAATGGAATAAAGTTCACTCCTTCCGGAGGAATAGTTTCGGTTAGTGTCAAACAGACAAAAGACAATGACCTGTATCTGGTTGTGACAGATGATGGTATCGGCATCCCGGAGGAGGATCAGAAAGTATTATACAATGCGTTTGTACAGCTTGACTGGTCTCTCAATCGTAAATTTGAAGGATCCGGACTTGGTTTGAGCATTGTCAAGAAATTCGTGGAAGTCCAGGGTGGCAGCATCTCTCTTGAAAGCAGACCAGGAGAAGGAAGCACATTCAAAGTTATAATACCATTGTCATCTTCCGAGACCTTCAGCGTGCTCGGAAATGTATACAACGATACCGGGTATCTGGAGTGA
- a CDS encoding Mov34/MPN/PAD-1 family protein, with amino-acid sequence MNEGIKGIARETLDFIMEVSKSTYPNEFAGLLETKDGIITDVLILPGTESSEINAVLKLFMMPNISAIGSVHSHPSSIIRPSKADLRLFSKTGNHHIIVGHPFGPDNWKCFNGNGEEIQLDVLDVEIEDDEIL; translated from the coding sequence ATGAACGAAGGAATAAAAGGAATTGCCAGGGAAACTCTGGATTTTATAATGGAGGTTAGTAAATCAACTTATCCAAATGAATTTGCCGGTCTTTTAGAAACAAAAGATGGCATAATTACAGATGTTCTTATATTGCCAGGAACCGAATCCAGCGAAATCAATGCAGTTCTTAAACTCTTTATGATGCCAAATATCTCTGCAATTGGCTCTGTGCACAGCCATCCAAGTTCAATCATAAGACCTTCGAAAGCTGATCTCAGACTGTTCAGTAAAACAGGGAACCACCACATAATAGTCGGTCATCCTTTTGGCCCTGATAACTGGAAATGCTTTAACGGGAACGGAGAAGAAATACAACTGGACGTGCTTGATGTAGAGATAGAGGATGATGAGATTCTCTGA
- a CDS encoding TIGR00297 family protein, with translation MAGIPGIFENMEHEYRRQLLHAAFGFLILLFPFIGPKILLILSFLMILALSFLPEDWSLNRYLYKKPLPGARDMLTDKINEGLKSAKNLAMSVFILMLISALLEFTPYRLPLYVIAGAIAISTFGTSSANFIRHRKQLQILRCGSNFKEAECCLLPSSIVLLGVGILTACVAGIWLMHCQDIKIDLNLLFFLAVIGSITGALFESIPSNIDNNLSVPLGSGMSMWLFSSFGYSVPSQQMFFALIFSLVLGYLAYRTKIADLSALFSAALLGVLIIVFSELFWFVLLLTFFILGGAFTKYKYRYKKSIGLAQSKGGVRSYENVFSNSTAALILAICYGIYPQYADLIIFAYLGTVATATGDTLASEIGTTANTQPIMITTLKPTKAGVDGAVTVLGEAAALLGSMVIGLLPVLFGRVEDAGMAIAITTAGGFLGTNIDSLLGATLQKQGLLSNSGVNFVATFAGAIVSGIIYLLLS, from the coding sequence ATGGCAGGCATTCCCGGAATATTTGAGAACATGGAACATGAATACAGGAGGCAGTTACTTCACGCTGCTTTCGGTTTCCTGATACTTCTATTTCCTTTTATCGGGCCTAAAATTTTACTGATCCTGAGTTTTCTCATGATACTCGCACTGTCATTTCTTCCTGAGGACTGGTCCCTTAATCGCTATTTGTATAAAAAACCGCTTCCTGGCGCAAGGGATATGCTTACGGACAAAATAAACGAGGGACTTAAAAGCGCAAAGAACCTCGCGATGTCCGTATTCATCCTGATGCTGATAAGTGCATTACTGGAATTTACTCCCTACAGGCTTCCGTTATATGTGATAGCAGGCGCAATTGCAATATCAACTTTTGGAACCAGTTCTGCAAACTTCATAAGACATCGAAAACAACTGCAGATTCTCCGTTGTGGCTCAAACTTCAAAGAAGCCGAATGTTGCCTGCTTCCTTCCAGTATTGTCCTTTTGGGAGTAGGCATATTGACAGCCTGTGTTGCAGGAATCTGGCTTATGCACTGTCAGGACATTAAGATTGATCTTAATTTGCTCTTTTTTCTGGCGGTTATAGGTTCCATAACAGGAGCACTGTTCGAATCAATTCCATCGAACATAGACAACAACCTGTCTGTACCCCTTGGTTCTGGAATGTCCATGTGGCTGTTCAGCTCTTTCGGATACTCAGTGCCTTCACAACAGATGTTTTTTGCACTGATATTCTCACTGGTTCTTGGTTATCTTGCATACAGGACAAAAATAGCTGACCTTTCAGCTCTTTTCAGTGCCGCCCTTCTGGGAGTTTTGATAATTGTTTTCAGTGAACTGTTCTGGTTCGTTCTCCTGCTGACGTTCTTCATACTAGGAGGAGCATTTACCAAATATAAATACAGATACAAGAAATCCATAGGTCTTGCACAGTCCAAAGGCGGTGTCCGAAGCTATGAGAATGTATTCAGCAACAGCACAGCTGCTCTAATCCTTGCCATATGTTACGGAATATACCCGCAATATGCTGACCTGATAATATTCGCCTACCTTGGAACAGTGGCCACTGCAACCGGAGATACCCTTGCAAGCGAGATCGGGACAACCGCTAATACCCAACCCATAATGATAACCACACTAAAACCAACAAAAGCAGGAGTAGACGGAGCAGTTACCGTGCTTGGTGAAGCAGCAGCACTTCTTGGTTCTATGGTCATAGGTCTGCTTCCTGTTCTTTTCGGAAGAGTTGAGGATGCAGGTATGGCAATAGCTATTACAACTGCAGGCGGGTTCCTTGGAACAAATATAGACAGCCTTCTTGGAGCCACACTTCAGAAACAAGGTTTACTTTCAAACAGTGGTGTCAATTTTGTAGCAACATTTGCAGGAGCTATCGTATCCGGAATAATCTATCTCCTGTTAAGCTGA
- a CDS encoding cupin domain-containing protein, translating into MQEKIKEIAARVRELRDISDISVEEMAGKLALSVDTYSKYEAGEEDIPASILLEIAQNLNVDMSVLLTGEVPRMHVFSVTRKDKGVSAERRKDYKYQNIAANFAHKKAEPFVVRVDPKPEGTKISTNSHPGQEFDYVLEGTLKVVIHNNEIVLEEGDSIFFDSGYEHGMQALGGKPAKFLAVIL; encoded by the coding sequence ATGCAGGAAAAGATCAAAGAAATTGCAGCCCGTGTAAGGGAATTACGTGATATTTCCGATATTTCCGTTGAGGAAATGGCCGGAAAGCTGGCATTGTCCGTTGACACTTATTCTAAGTATGAGGCCGGGGAAGAGGACATACCTGCAAGTATCCTACTTGAGATAGCCCAGAATCTGAATGTAGATATGTCAGTACTTCTTACAGGTGAAGTTCCAAGGATGCATGTTTTCTCAGTTACCCGTAAGGACAAGGGTGTAAGTGCAGAACGCCGCAAGGATTACAAGTACCAGAACATTGCTGCAAACTTTGCTCACAAGAAGGCTGAGCCTTTTGTTGTAAGAGTTGATCCAAAACCTGAAGGCACAAAAATTTCAACTAACAGTCATCCCGGACAGGAATTTGATTATGTCCTTGAAGGAACCCTTAAAGTGGTCATCCACAACAACGAGATTGTCCTGGAAGAAGGAGATTCCATATTCTTTGATTCTGGCTATGAACACGGCATGCAGGCACTAGGTGGAAAACCTGCAAAATTCCTGGCTGTGATATTGTAA
- a CDS encoding AMP-binding protein — protein sequence MTSLLDKYVSRVEFESYEDFKANFKINIPDNFNFAYDVVDVYAEEQPDKKALIWCDDNGEEKIFTFKDLQYYSNKTASMLKNLGVKKGDNVMLMLKSRYEFWFCILALHRIGATAVPATHMLTTKDIVYRVERAIINTVICAPDEGVLDYVDEAYGDISSILKNRLVIGLEREGWLGFTGEMEKASEDFERPTGEEATCNDDILLNYFSSGTTGFPKMVQHSFTYPLAHIITAKYWQNVTDEGLHYTVADSGWAKCVWGKLYGQWIAGSAVFVYDYERFSADKMLENAIKYGVTTFCAPPTIYRFLIREDLSNYDFSCLKYCVTAGEPLNPEVYEQFYKITGMKLMEGFGQTETVVSVATYPWLEPKPGSMGKPSPEYDIMLINGEGKPCETGEEGEICIDTSFGNPPGIFTGYRSDETLTARVWHDGYYHTGDMAWMDEDGYYWFVGRADDIIKTSGYRVGPFEVESALIEHPAVLECAITGVPDSVRGQVIKATIVLTKDYTAGDELKKELQDHVKRVTAPYKYPRVVEFVTELPKTISGKIRRVEIRDHDKEGSQ from the coding sequence ATGACTTCATTACTTGACAAATATGTTTCCCGTGTGGAATTTGAGTCCTATGAGGACTTCAAGGCTAACTTTAAAATAAACATTCCTGATAATTTTAACTTTGCTTACGATGTTGTGGATGTTTATGCTGAAGAGCAGCCTGATAAAAAGGCTCTCATCTGGTGCGACGATAATGGTGAAGAAAAGATATTCACTTTCAAGGACCTTCAGTATTATAGTAACAAGACTGCAAGTATGCTCAAAAACCTTGGTGTTAAGAAAGGCGATAACGTAATGCTCATGCTTAAAAGCCGTTATGAGTTCTGGTTCTGCATACTTGCACTTCACAGGATAGGTGCCACTGCAGTGCCTGCCACACACATGCTTACAACTAAAGACATTGTTTACAGGGTAGAGCGTGCAATTATCAATACCGTTATCTGTGCACCTGATGAAGGTGTCCTCGATTATGTGGATGAGGCATACGGAGATATCAGCAGTATTCTTAAGAACCGCCTTGTTATTGGTCTTGAGAGAGAAGGCTGGCTTGGTTTTACCGGGGAAATGGAAAAAGCATCCGAGGACTTTGAGCGTCCAACCGGTGAAGAAGCAACATGCAACGATGATATTCTGTTGAACTATTTCTCATCAGGAACCACTGGTTTTCCAAAGATGGTACAGCACAGTTTTACCTATCCTCTAGCACACATTATAACTGCAAAGTACTGGCAGAATGTAACAGATGAAGGTCTTCATTATACAGTTGCTGATTCCGGCTGGGCAAAATGTGTCTGGGGTAAGCTATACGGTCAGTGGATAGCAGGAAGTGCTGTGTTTGTCTATGACTATGAGAGATTCAGCGCAGATAAAATGCTTGAGAACGCTATCAAATACGGCGTTACAACGTTCTGTGCACCACCAACTATCTACAGGTTCCTTATCAGGGAAGACCTGAGTAACTACGACTTCAGCTGTCTGAAATACTGTGTAACGGCAGGAGAACCACTGAACCCTGAAGTTTACGAGCAGTTCTACAAGATAACAGGTATGAAGCTCATGGAAGGTTTCGGTCAGACCGAAACTGTTGTTTCAGTTGCAACTTATCCATGGCTTGAGCCAAAACCAGGTTCAATGGGTAAACCGTCTCCTGAGTATGATATCATGCTCATTAACGGAGAGGGCAAACCATGTGAAACAGGTGAAGAAGGTGAAATCTGTATTGATACAAGTTTTGGAAACCCACCTGGAATCTTTACCGGTTACCGTTCAGACGAGACACTTACTGCAAGGGTCTGGCATGACGGTTACTATCACACAGGTGACATGGCCTGGATGGATGAGGACGGTTACTACTGGTTCGTCGGACGTGCCGACGACATCATAAAGACATCCGGTTACCGTGTTGGTCCATTTGAAGTTGAGAGCGCACTCATTGAGCACCCTGCAGTTCTTGAATGTGCGATAACAGGTGTTCCTGATTCTGTCAGGGGACAGGTTATCAAGGCAACCATAGTCCTTACAAAGGACTATACAGCAGGTGATGAACTTAAGAAAGAACTCCAGGATCACGTAAAGAGAGTCACAGCACCTTACAAGTATCCACGTGTTGTGGAATTTGTAACTGAACTTCCAAAAACAATCAGCGGAAAAATAAGGCGTGTTGAGATTCGTGATCATGATAAGGAAGGTTCCCAGTAA
- a CDS encoding ferredoxin family protein: MSGKKEPYPVINIIECKACGRCIVACPKGVLKMSDDLNERGYHYIEYAGEGCTGCANCYYTCPEPLAIEIHIPLKDD; the protein is encoded by the coding sequence ATGTCAGGCAAAAAAGAACCATACCCGGTTATCAATATCATAGAGTGTAAAGCCTGCGGACGTTGTATTGTAGCATGTCCTAAAGGTGTTCTTAAAATGAGTGACGATCTCAACGAAAGAGGATACCATTACATAGAATATGCAGGTGAGGGCTGCACAGGTTGTGCCAACTGTTATTATACCTGTCCTGAGCCACTTGCCATAGAGATACACATTCCGCTTAAGGACGATTGA
- a CDS encoding 3-methyl-2-oxobutanoate dehydrogenase subunit VorB, which translates to MATQLVKGNTAAVIGALYAGCDCYFGYPITPASEILQEASRYFPKLGRKFVQAESEEAAINMVYGAASTGHRVMTASSGPGISLKQEGVSYMAGAELPCVIVDIMRAGPGLGNIGPEQGDYSQVVKGGGHGNYKNIVLAPNSVQEMCDFVIKGFELAFKYRNPVVVLADGVLGQMVESLQFPEVSVKPEIDNEWAVSGTAETRENLVTSIFLDFNQLEEFNYEIQEKYETIEEQEVDYEDYMTKDANIILVSYGISSRICRSAVDKARKEGIKVGLFRPKTLFPFPKEGLKAIADSRECTFVSVEMSNGQMLEDIKLAIECSRPTELVHRMGGNLITMDQVLESIRKIAGEE; encoded by the coding sequence ATGGCAACACAATTAGTAAAAGGTAACACAGCAGCTGTTATAGGTGCACTATACGCTGGCTGTGACTGTTATTTCGGTTATCCAATCACTCCTGCAAGTGAGATTTTGCAGGAAGCTTCCAGGTATTTCCCGAAACTCGGAAGAAAATTCGTACAGGCAGAGTCAGAAGAAGCTGCAATCAACATGGTCTACGGCGCAGCATCCACAGGTCACAGGGTCATGACTGCATCATCTGGACCGGGAATCAGCCTGAAACAGGAAGGAGTTTCCTATATGGCAGGAGCTGAACTCCCATGTGTCATAGTAGATATTATGAGAGCAGGTCCGGGACTTGGAAATATCGGCCCTGAGCAGGGAGATTACAGTCAGGTAGTAAAGGGTGGAGGACACGGTAACTACAAGAACATAGTACTGGCTCCAAATTCCGTGCAGGAAATGTGCGATTTTGTTATCAAGGGATTTGAACTTGCTTTCAAATACCGCAATCCAGTAGTTGTACTGGCTGACGGTGTCCTTGGTCAGATGGTTGAGTCCCTTCAGTTCCCGGAAGTTTCAGTAAAACCTGAGATTGACAATGAGTGGGCTGTAAGCGGCACAGCAGAAACCAGGGAGAACCTTGTCACCTCCATTTTCCTTGATTTTAACCAGCTTGAAGAATTCAATTATGAGATTCAGGAAAAATACGAAACCATTGAGGAGCAGGAAGTCGATTACGAAGATTACATGACAAAGGATGCAAATATCATCCTTGTTTCATACGGTATCAGCAGTCGTATTTGCAGATCTGCTGTTGACAAGGCAAGAAAGGAAGGCATCAAGGTCGGTCTTTTCAGGCCAAAGACACTGTTCCCGTTCCCGAAGGAAGGATTGAAAGCAATTGCAGACTCAAGAGAATGTACTTTTGTTTCAGTTGAGATGAGCAATGGACAGATGCTCGAAGATATAAAGCTGGCAATTGAATGTAGCAGACCAACAGAACTTGTACACCGCATGGGTGGAAACCTGATCACAATGGATCAGGTCCTTGAAAGCATCAGAAAGATTGCAGGGGAGGAGTAA
- a CDS encoding 2-oxoacid:acceptor oxidoreductase family protein, which produces MAEKVIKSAGLYSEYTRKGGAAPTATHYCPGCGHGVIHKLIGEAMHDLEIQDRSVMISPVGCAVFAYYYFDCGNIQVAHGRAPAVGTGVSRAQDDSVVIAYQGDGDLASIGLNETMQAANRGEKMAVFFVNNTVYGMTGGQMAPTTLIGEKTVTCPDGRDPRFAGYPLHMCELLDNLKAPVFIERVSVSDISHIRKARRAIRKALEIQRDGKGYAFVEILSTCPTNLRQNSEQSTAFVNEEMEKEFPLGNFRDLTDETESLLREDSVFDKKSIDDLFNLETESAPDAKINPSLPEVQIKAAGFGGQGVLSMGLTLAHAGCDAQRFVSWYPSYGPEQRGGTSNCSVVVSGESIGSPVVYTPDVLVAMNRPSLEKFAADVREGGYILYDSTIGECDIPEGVKVIAVPAVKIAGDAGSEKAANTVMLGVIMALGITGLNEEHFKSALAETFAKKPKLIPLNHAVLEAAAAWAKENI; this is translated from the coding sequence ATGGCAGAAAAAGTGATTAAGAGCGCTGGCCTGTACTCAGAATATACCCGCAAGGGCGGTGCAGCTCCGACTGCAACCCACTACTGTCCCGGTTGCGGACATGGTGTCATCCACAAGCTTATCGGTGAGGCAATGCATGACCTGGAAATACAGGATCGCAGTGTTATGATAAGTCCTGTGGGTTGTGCTGTTTTTGCTTACTACTACTTTGACTGTGGAAACATCCAGGTAGCTCACGGACGTGCTCCGGCTGTCGGGACAGGTGTTTCAAGGGCACAGGACGATTCTGTGGTTATTGCTTACCAGGGAGACGGTGACCTTGCATCAATCGGTCTGAACGAAACGATGCAGGCAGCCAACCGTGGTGAGAAAATGGCAGTTTTCTTTGTCAACAACACTGTTTACGGTATGACCGGCGGTCAGATGGCTCCTACAACTTTGATTGGAGAAAAAACCGTAACCTGTCCAGATGGAAGGGATCCAAGGTTTGCAGGTTATCCACTGCACATGTGTGAGCTTCTTGACAACCTTAAGGCTCCTGTTTTCATTGAAAGAGTTTCGGTATCCGATATTTCACATATCAGAAAGGCACGCAGGGCTATTCGTAAAGCTCTTGAAATCCAGCGTGATGGCAAAGGATATGCATTTGTGGAGATTCTTTCCACTTGTCCGACCAACCTCAGACAGAATTCAGAACAGAGTACTGCTTTTGTGAATGAGGAAATGGAAAAGGAATTCCCGCTTGGTAATTTCAGGGATCTGACGGATGAGACCGAATCACTTCTCAGAGAAGACAGTGTATTTGACAAGAAGTCAATTGATGATCTCTTCAACCTTGAAACAGAATCCGCACCTGATGCAAAAATAAATCCATCTTTGCCTGAAGTTCAGATAAAAGCAGCAGGTTTTGGTGGACAGGGCGTCCTGAGTATGGGTCTGACCCTTGCACACGCAGGTTGCGATGCACAGCGCTTTGTTTCATGGTATCCATCATACGGTCCTGAACAGCGTGGTGGAACATCCAACTGTTCAGTTGTAGTTTCAGGTGAATCAATCGGTTCTCCGGTAGTCTATACACCTGATGTCCTTGTGGCAATGAACCGTCCTTCACTGGAAAAGTTTGCTGCTGATGTAAGGGAAGGAGGATATATTCTCTACGATTCAACGATCGGAGAATGCGACATTCCTGAAGGTGTCAAAGTTATAGCTGTCCCTGCTGTTAAGATTGCAGGTGATGCAGGATCCGAGAAAGCTGCAAACACTGTAATGCTGGGAGTTATTATGGCTCTTGGAATCACAGGACTTAATGAGGAACATTTCAAGTCAGCACTTGCAGAGACCTTTGCCAAGAAGCCAAAGCTTATTCCGCTGAATCATGCTGTTCTTGAAGCGGCTGCCGCCTGGGCAAAAGAAAATATCTGA